In Perca flavescens isolate YP-PL-M2 chromosome 7, PFLA_1.0, whole genome shotgun sequence, the following proteins share a genomic window:
- the LOC114559240 gene encoding oxysterol-binding protein-related protein 2: MNSEEEFYDAETGLESDDSCEVSFKDALVFDSKQVTDGGAKQENGVWERRKILPAEMISRNNYSVWNILKKCIGMELSKIAMPVVFNEPLSFLQRMSEYMEHTHLIHKACTLSDSIDRMQVVAAFAVSSVASQWERTGKPFNPLLGETYELIREDEGYRLISEQVSHHPPVSAFHAQSLKQEFEFHGSIYPKLKFWGKSVEAEPKGTMTLELLKYKEAYTWTNPMCCVHNIILGKLWIEQYGTVEIVNHSTGDKCVLNFKPCGMFGKELHKVEGHIQDKSKKKRRVIYGKWTECMYSVDPKVYETYKKSEKKAGGDSKKAETGDCEAEDTDEMPEVQETVTVIPGSALLWRITPRPAHSAQMYNFTSFAMTLNELEPGMERLLAPTDCRLRPDIRAMEIGDMDLSSTEKERLEEKQRASCRERSMHEEDWSTRWFQLGTNPHTGAEDWLYTGGYFDRNYTDCPNIY; encoded by the exons ATGAACAGCGAGGAAGAATTTTACGACgctgagacag GGCTTGAGTCAGATGATTCCTGTGAGGTCAGTTTTAAAGATGCCCTGGTGTTTGACAGTAAGCAGGTGACTGACGGCGGAGCCAAACAGGAGAATGGAGTGTGGGAGCGCAG GAAAATCCTGCCTGCTGAAATGATTTCCAGGAACAATTACAGTGTTTGGAATATATTGAAGAAATGCATCGGCATG GAGCTGTCCAAAATAGCAATGCCGGTTGTGTTTAACGAGCCACTGAGCTTTCTCCAGAGAATGTCGGAGTACATGGAGCACACTCACCTCATCCACAAAGCCTGCACTTTGTCTGACTCAATAGACCGCATGCAG GTTGTTGCTGCGTTTGCTGTTTCGTCTGTAGCATCTCAATGGGAAAGGACTGGAAAGCCATTTAATCCTTTACTGGGCGAGACCTATGAACTCATAAG AGAGGACGAGGGATACAGATTGATCTCGGAGCAGGTGAGCCACCACCCCCCTGTCAGTGCCTTCCATGCCCAGTCTCTGAAACAAGAGTTTGAGTTTCACGGCTCCATTTACCCAAAACTCAAGTTCTGGGGCAAAAGTGTGGAGGCCGAGCCAAAAGGCACTATGACACTGGAGCTACTGAA ATATAAAGAAGCGTACACATGGACAAACCCAATGTGTTGTGTGCATAACATCATCCTGGGAAAACTCTGGATTGAGCAATATGGAACAGTGGAGATAGTCAACCATAG CACTGGCGATAAGTGTGTGTTGAACTTCAAACCATGTGGCATGTTTGGGAAAGAGCTGCACAAAGTCGAAGGTCATATTCAAGACAAAAG TAAAAAGAAGCGGCGAGTGATCTATGGAAAGTGGACAGAGTGCATGTACAGCGTGGACCCCAAGGTTTACGAAACATACAAGAAGTCAGAAAAGAAGGCGGGGGGAGACTCAAAAAAAGCTGAAACAGGTGA TTGTGAAGCTGAGGATACAGATGAAATGCCAGAAGTTCAAGAGACTGTGACTGTGATACCAGGAAGTGCCTTACTGTGGAGGATAACGCCGCGGCCTGCTCACTCAGCACAG ATGTATAACTTCACCAGCTTTGCCATGACACTAAATGAACTGGAGCCCGGCATGGAGAGACTACTGGCACCAACAGACTGCCGACTGAGGCCCGACATCAGAGCCATGGAGATTGGAGACATGG ACTTATCGAGTACAGAGAAGGAGCGGTTAGAGGAGAAACAAAGGGCCTCATGCAGGGAACGCTCCATGCATGAGGAGGATTGGTCAACCAG GTGGTTTCAGCTGGGAACAAACCCTCACACAGGAGCTGAGGACTGGCTGTACACAGGTGGATACTTTGACAGGAATTACACTGACTGTCCCAACATTTATTGA